The sequence below is a genomic window from Pseudomonas cremoricolorata.
TGCTCCAGTTCCACCCAGCCTGCTTCGGACATCTACGAAGACGAACGCGTGATCATGATCACCCCGGCCGCCACCAGTCCGGAAATCACCAGCCGCGGCTACAAGCTGATCTTCCGCACCATCGGCCTGGACAGCGCCCAGGGCCCCGCTGCTGGCAACTACATTGCCGACTTCGTCAAACCGAAAGTGGTCGCGGTACTGCACGACAAGCAGCAGTACGGTGAAGGCATCGCCACCGCAGTGAAGAAGACCCTGGAAGACAAAGGCACCAAGGTCGCCGTGTTCGAAGGTCTCAACGCAGGCGACAAGGACTTCTCCTCGGTCATTCAGAAGCTCAAGCAGAACAACGTCGACTTCGTCTACTACGGCGGCTACCACCCCGAACTCGGCCTGATCCTGCGCCAGGCTCAGGAAAAAGGCCTGAAAGCCAAGTTCATGGGACCTGAGGGCGTGGGCAACGACTCGATTTCGCAGATCGCCCAGAACGCTTCGGAAGGCCTGCTGGTGACCCTGCCCAAGTCGTTCGACGCCGATCCTGAGAACAAGGCCATCGTCGACGCCATCAAGGCTGACGGCAAGGATCCGAGCGGCCCGTTCGTGTTCCCGGCCTACTCTGCCGTGGAGCTGATCGCCGAAGGCATCAAGGCTGCCAAGTCCGAAGACACCGACAAGGTCGCTGCCGCCATCCATGCCGGTTCGTTCAAGACCCCCACAGGCACCCTCACCTATGACGAAAAGGGCGACCTCAAGGACTTCAAGTTCGTGGTCTACGAATGGCACTTCGGCAAACCGAAGACTGAAGTTTCCCCTCAGTAATCGCCTGACCTACAGCTGACCTACAAGCCCACTGTGCGAGCAGTGGGCTTTGTTTTACGAGGTTCATGGGCCCGATTGCCGCGATCCGGCAGCCATCCCACCTGAAAATCTTAAAACCGTCACCCGCGGTTCCCTGGCCAAGCCCGGTCATCGTCGCTCAGACGACGAGGCGCATCGGGTTACCCCCACGCCAGCGAATGCACTTCAGGTTTTTAGGAGCGCTTCAATGCCTGAGATCTACCATTTCTTCCAACAACTGGTTAACGGATTGACCATTGGCAGCACCTACGCCCTGATCGCCATCGGCTACACGATGGTGTACGGCATCATCGGCATGATCAACTTCGCCCACGGCGAGGTGTACATGATCGGCTCCTACGTGGCGTTCATCGCCCTGGCGGGTCTGGCGATGATGGGTATCGATTCGCTGCCGATCCTGATGACCGTGGCCTTCGTCGCCACGATCTTCGTGACCAGTGCCTACGGCTACAGCATCGAGCGGGTCGCCTACCGACCACTGCGCAACAGCAACCGCCTGATTCCGCTGATTTCGGCCATCGGTATGTCGATTTTCCTGCAGAACACCGTGCTGCTGTCACAGGACTCCAAGGATAAATCCATCCCCAACCTGATTCCCGGCAGTTTCTCCTTCGGCCCAGGTGGCGCCGAGGAAGTGCTGGTGTCCTACATGCAGGTGCTGGTGTTCGTCGTCACCCTGGTGGCCATGACCCTGCTGACCCTGTTCATTTCAAGATCTCGCCTGGGTCGCGCCTGCCGAGCCTGCGCCGAAGACCTGAAGATGGCCAACCTGCTTGGCATCAACACCAACAACATCATTGCCCTGACCTTCGTCATCGGCGCCGCCCTGGCAGCGGTCGCAGCCGTACTCCTGAGCATGCAGTACGGCGTGATCAACCCCAACGCCGGCTTCCTGGTGGGCCTGAAGGCCTTCACCGCGGCGGTGCTGGGCGGCATCGGCAGCATCCCTGGCGCCATGCTCGGCGGCCTGGTGCTGGGTGTGGCCGAAGCGTTCGGTGCCGATATCTTCGGCGACCAGTACAAGGACGTCGTGGCGTTCGGCCTGCTGGTTCTCGTTCTGTTGTTCCGGCCGACCGGCATTCTGGGCCGCCCGGAGGTTGAAAAAGTATGAACAGAAATCTCAAACAGGCACTGTTCAGTGCCTTGCTGGTGTGGGCCGTGGCCTTCCCGGTGCTGGGCCTGAAACTGAGCATCGACGGCATCCGTCTGGTGGTGCACAGCCAGGGCAACTTCACTCTGTCGATCATTGCCGTGTGTTCGCTGCTGATGTTCCTGCGGGTGCTGTTCGACCGCCAGTGGAGTGCGGTGATGGGCCAGCGCTCCGGTCGCAAGCTGGTGCCGCCTTCGGTGAGCAATTTCCTGACCTTGCCCAAGACGCAACGCTGGATCATCCTCGGACTGATCGTGGTGGCGCTGATCTGGCCGTTCTTCGGTTCTCGCGGTGCGGTGGACATCGCCACGCTGATCCTCATCTACGTGATGCTCGGCCTGGGCCTGAACATCGTCGTCGGTCTGGCCGGGCTGCTTGACCTGGGCTACGTCGGCTTCTATGCGGTGGGCGCGTACACCTACGCCATGCTCTCGCATTACTTGGGCTGGGGCTTCTGGATCTGCCTGCCGATCGCCGGCCTGATGGCAGCCACCTTCGGCTTCCTGCTGGGCTTCCCGGTGCTGCGCCTGCGCGGCGACTACCTGGCGATCGTGACCCTGGGCTTCGGTGAGATCATCCGCCTGTTCCTGCGCAACCTTACCGACTGGACCGGCGGGCCGAACGGCATCAGCAACATCGACAAGCCGAGCTTCTTCGGCCTGAGCTTCGATCGCCGCGCCGCCGAAGGCATGCAGACCTTCCACGAGTACTTCGGCCTGCCCTACAACTCCATCAACAAGGTGATCTTCCTTTACCTGGTCGCGCTGTTGCTGGCACTGGCGGCGCTGTTCGTCATCAACCGCCTGCTGCGCATGCCCATCGGCCGGGCCTGGGAAGCGCTGCGCGAAGACGAGATCGCCTGCCGCGCGCTGGGCCTGAACCCCACCGTGATCAAGCTCTCGGCCTTCACCCTGGGGGCGACCTTCGCCGGTTTCGCCGGCAGCTTCTTCGCTGCCCGTCAGGGCCTGGTGACGCCTGAGTCGTTCACCTTCATCGAGTCGGCGATCATCCTCGCCATCGTCGTGCTTGGCGGAATGGGTTCGCAGTTGGGCGTGATTCTGGCGGCCATCGTGATGATTCTGTTGCCCGAACTGATGCGTGAGTTCAGCGAGTACCGGATGCTGATGTTCGGCGCCATGATGGTGCTGATGATGATCTGGCGCCCGCAAGGTCTGCTGCCAATGCAACGTCCCCACATGGAGCTGCGCCGATGAGCCGCGAAATTCTGCAAGTCAGCGGCCTGAGCATGCGCTTTGGCGGCTTGTTAGCGGTCAATGGCGTAGCCCTGACCGTCAAGGAAAAACAGGTCGTGGCGCTGATCGGCCCCAACGGCGCCGGCAAGACCACCGTATTCAACTGCCTGACCGGCTTCTACAAGCCCAGCGGCGGCAGCATCCTGCTCGACGGCCAACCGATCCAGGGCCTGCCAGGCCATCAGATCGCCCGCCGCGGCGTGGTCCGCACCTTCCAGAACGTCCGTCTGTTCAAGGAAATGACCGCGCTGGAAAATCTGCTGATCGCCCAGCACCGGCACCTGAACACCAATTTCTTCGCCGGTCTGTTCAAGACGCCGGGCTTTCGCCGCAGCGAAAAGGAAGCGATGGAGCGTGCGGCGTACTGGCTGGAGAAGGTCAACCTCACCGAGTTCGCCAACCGCACCGCCGGCACCCTCGCCTACGGTCAGCAACGGCGCCTGGAGATCGCTCGCTGCATGATGACTCAGCCGCGCATCATCATGCTCGACGAACCGGCTGCAGGCCTCAACCCCAAGGAAACCGAAGACCTCAAGGCGCTCATCAGCTATCTGCGCGAATCACACAACCTCACGGTGTTGCTGATCGAGCACGACATGAAGCTGGTGATGAGCATTTCCGATCACATCGTGGTGATCAACCAGGGTACGCCCCTGGCCGATGGCACGCCCGAACAGATTCGTGCCAATGCCGATGTGATCAAGGCCTACCTGGGGGAGGCGTAAATGCTCAAGTTCGAAAACGTATCGACCTTCTACGGCAAGATTCAGGCGCTGCACGACGTCAACGTGGAGATCAACCAGGGCGAGATCGTCACCCTGATCGGCGCCAATGGCGCCGGCAAATCGACCCTGCTGATGACCTTGTGCGGCTCGCCGCAGGCGCACAGCGGCAGTATCAAGTACCTGGGCGAAGAACTGGTCGGCCAGCCCTCCTCGCACATCATGCGCAAGAGCATCGCGGTCGTACCGGAAGGTCGCCGCGTGTTCGCTCGCCTGACCGTCGAGGAAAACCTGGCGATGGGCGGTTTTTTCACCGACAAGGGCGATTACCAGGAGCAGCTCGACCGGGTGCTGCAATTGTTCCCGCGGCTCAAGGAGCGCTACACGCAACGGGGCGGGACGATGTCGGGAGGCGAACAGCAGATGCTCGCCATTGGCCGTGCGCTGATGAGCAAGCCCAAACTGCTGCTGCTCGACGAACCCTCGCTGGGTCTGGCGCCGATCATCATCCAGCAGATCTTCGACATCATCGAGCAACTGCGCCGTGATGGCGTCACGGTGTTCCTGGTCGAGCAGAATGCCAACCAGGCGCTTAAGGTAGCTGACCGGGCATACGTACTGGAAAACGGCCACGTGGTGATGCAGGGCACCGGCGAAGCCTTGCTGGTCGATCCGAAGGTGCGTGACGCGTACCTGGGCGGTTGATCGACTACCTTGCTGTATCGATCCGCTTGCGCAGGGTGCTCGAAAGGATATCGAGCCCCTGTGCAAGCGGCGCTTCGTTCCAACCTAGCTCGCCCACCCCGACAACGCCTCGCTGCGAGTCGCAGGCGTGTACAGACTTTTCTTCTCCACCTGCACTTGAGATCGCCCCGTCGCCTCGGTAACGTGGCCGACACTTTTCGTCTCAAGGTTGGAGCTTTCCATGCGCCTCACCCCTCCACTGCTGCTCGCGGCGCTGCTTCCGCTGTTCGCCGGTTGCCAGTTGTTCGCCGAACAGCCGAGCGACACCACCAGCGGTACGACACGCCTGCAGGGCGAACTGAGTGCGAGCAACGGCAAGCTGCTGTTCAAACCGTGCAATGAGAACCGCCGCTTCGTGGTCAATGATGCCGGCAATACCGGCCTGTTGCAGGAAGCCGACAACCTGGCCGGCAGTGCCAAGGCGCGTCTGTTCGCAGACCTGCGCGGGCGCCTGGGCGGTAGCCGCCAGGCCGACAGCGATGGCCAGTTCGACGTGCAGCAGCTGTACCGCCTTGAACCTTCGAGCAATGCCTGCAGCGATCCGAATTTCAAGCAGCTGACCCTGCGCGCCGAGGGGCAGTCCCCCGCCTGGGGCGTGAAGGCCAGCAGCCGAGGCATGGTCATCGAGCGCGAGGGGCAGGCGCTGTTGCCGCTGCCGTTCCTGGAAGAAGAAATTCCCGGTGGCGGCCTGAGCCTGAGCAGCGAGGCCAACGGTCAGCACGTCGAGCTGTGGCTGGCCCCGCAACGCTGCGTCGACCCTAAAAGCGGTGCTGTCCGTCACCTGCGCGCAGAACTGCGCATCGACGGCAAGACCCTGCAAGGCTGCGGCTACTTCGGTGGCGCCAGGGACAGCTGATCGGGCCGACGCGTTAACCCTGCCGTTAAGGCGGTCGAACAGCTTATAATCGGCGGTTTGTTCAGAGCCGCCGGCCGACCGACCATGCTACGAATCAACGAACTGAAACTGCCCCTGGACCATTCCGACGATGCCCTGCGCCAGGCCATCGTCCAGCGCCTGGGCATCGCCGACGAGCAACTGCTCGACTTCACCCTGTTCAAACGCAGCTACGACGCGCGCAAGAAAAACAGCGAGCTGCTGTTCATCTACACCATCGACCTGCACGCCAGCAACGAAAGCGAACTGCTGGCCAAGTTCGCCGACGACCGCAACGTCGGCGTCGCCCCGGACGTCAGCCACCGCTATGTAGGCCAAGCGCCACACGATCTGCAGGAACGACCTCTGGTGGTCGGCTTCGGCCCGTGCGGTATCTTCGCCGCACTGTTGCTGGCGCAGATGGGCTTCAAGCCCATCGTCCTCGAGCGCGGCAAGGAAGTACGCCAGCGCACCAAGGACACCTGGGGGCTGTGGCGCAAGAGCGAGCTCAACCCCGAGTCCAACGTGCAGTTCGGTGAAGGCGGCGCTGGCACGTTCTCAGATGGCAAGCTCTACAGCCAGATCAAAGACCCGCTGCACCACGGTCGCAAAGTGCTGCACGAGTTCGTCAAGGCCGGCGCGCCGGACGAAATCCTCTACATCAACAAGCCGCACATTGGCACTTTCCGCCTTACCGGCATGGTCGAAACCATGCGCCAGGAAATCATCGCACTGGGCGGCGAGGTGCGCTTCCAGGAGAAAGTCAGCGATCTGCTGATCGACGGCGAGCAACTGACCGGTGTCGTGCTTGAAAGCGGCGAGCAGTTGCTGTCGCGCCACGTGGTACTGGCGTTGGGTCACAGCGCCCGCGACACGTTCCGCATGCTGCATGGCAAGGGCGTGTTCATGGAGGCCAAGCCGTTCTCGGTCGGTTTTCGCATCGAACACCCGCAAACCGTCATCGACAAGGCACGCCTGGGCAAATACGCCGGTCATCCGAAGCTCGGCGCGGCTGACTACAAGCTGGTCTATCACGCCAAGAACGGCCGCTCGGTCTACAGCTTCTGCATGTGCCCTGGCGGTACGGTGGTGGCGGCCACCAGCGAACCGGGCCGCGTGGTGACCAACGGCATGAGCCAGTACTCGCGCAACGAGCGTAATGCCAACTCAGGCATCGTGGTGGGTATCGACCCTGAACGCGACTATCCCGGTGGGCCGCTGGCCGGCATTGAGCTGCAAGAGCGGCTCGAGGCCCACGCCTATGTCATGGGCGGCAGCAACTACCAGGCGCCAGCGCAGCTGGTCGGTGACTTCGTGGCCGGGCGGCCATCCACCGCACTGGGCAGCGTCGAGCCGTCCTACAAGCCAGGGGTCACGCTGGGCGACTTGGCGCCGAGCCTGCCAGCGTTCGCCATCGAGGCCATCCGCGAGGCCCTGCCCGCCTTCGACCGGCAGATCAAAGGCTACAACATGAATGACGCCGTGCTGACCGGCATCGAGACGCGCACCTCCTCGCCGCTTCGTATCACCCGCGGCGATGATTACCAGAGCCTCAACCTCAAGGGCCTGTTCCCGGCGGGTGAAGGTGCAGGCTATGCCGGCGGCATTCTCTCTGCAGGCGTGGACGGTATTCGTATTGCCGAGGCGGTGGCGCTGGCGATGATCGCTACTGCCTAGCGCGGTAAGGCGTCACGCCCTGTCGTGGGTACGAACCAGCACCAATCACAGGGCACAAAAAAACCCGACCGGGCATGCCAAGTCGGGCTTTTTCATAGGGACGAATCAGTGTGAGACGCGGCTGGTGCCATCGACGGTCATGATGCGCACGCGCTCGCCGACGCGGAACACTTCATTCTGCTGCACCGACTGCACGTAGGCGCGCATGCTGCCGTCGTCTTCGCGGACGGTGATCTCTACGCCTTGGGTACGCGTCAGACCTTCCTCGGCAGCCGAGCCTGCCAACCCGCCAGCGACTGCGCCAATTACTGCCGCGACCAGACTGCCACGGCCACCACCGATGGCACTGCCGGCCACGCCACCGACCACGGCGCCGGCGCCACCGCCGATCGGCGTCTTGGTGCCTTCGATCTTGACCGGACGCAGTGACTCGATGGTGCCCATGCGCACGGTCTGCACGCGGCGGGCCTCGTCACGGGAGTAGCTGTCGCCAGACAGGTTGGAGGCACAGCCTCCGAGCAGCAGCGACGCGGTAGTGAAGGTCGCCAGCAGCAGAGCGGATTTACGCATGGGAAGAATCTCCGTAGGTCAGATGTCCATTAGACGCCGCGTGAGGACGGCTGTCACGACGACAACTCATAAAAAACAGCTTTCGTTCAGCCACGGTACAGGCTGTGGCAGGCAAAAAATGCTGCCCATGAATGTGTGACCGGAGTTGTTCGGAGATTACTGCACTGGCGATCTTCGCCAGTGCAGCGCCCATCAAGGTGCGAGACGCTCGCGCTGCCAGTGGCCAGCGATCAAGCGGTAGTTGAGGCGATCATGCAGACGACTGGCGCGGCCTTGCCAGAATTCGATGCGCTCAGGCAACAGGCGGTAGCCGCCCCAGTGCTCTGGGCAGTGTGGCTGAGAATCGGCGAAGCGCGCGGTGGTGGCCTCCAGCAGTGCCTGCAGCACCTGGCGATCGGCGATCACCTGACTTTGTGGCGAAGCCCATGCGCCCAGGCGACTGCCCAGGGGGCGCACTTGGTAATAATCATCGGACTCTTTGGCCGTGACCTTTTCCACGCGCCCCTCGATACGCACCTGACGCTCCAGCGCCGGCCAGAAGAAGGTCATCGCCGCGAAGGGATTATCCAGCAGATGCTGACCCTTGGCGCTTCGATAGTTGGTGAAGAAGGTGAAGCCTCGTGCATCCAGTCCCTTGAGCAGCAACACGCGGCAGTGCGGGCGACCCTCGCCATCGACTGTAGCCAAGGTCATGGCGTTGGCCTCGACAGGAGCCTGCTCGGTTTTCACTGCCTCGGCGAACCACTGTTCGAACAGTGAAAACGGTTCGGCAGGGGCCTGGTCCTCGGCCAGGCCATCTCGGGTGTAGTCGCGGCGCATATCGGCCAGAGACTGGGTCATGACGCGGTTCCTTGGCGATCAGTTGGTGGTCTTGGCGGCCTTGGTGGTGCTGTTGGCGGCGACGCTTTTATCGGTGCTGGCCTTCTTCGCGGCTGGTTTGGCTGGAGTGGCGGCCTTCCTCGCCACAGGTTTGGCGGCGGCTTTGGCAGCAGGTTTTTTCGCGGCAGACTTGGCAGCCGGTTTCGCCGCAGCCTTGGCGGCAGGTTTAGCCGCTGGAGCGGCGGCGGCCGGCTTGACGTCCTGGGTGGCGACCATCGCGGCCGGCGCCGGCGCTGGAGCGGCCTGCTGGTACTTGGCGATCAACGCCTGCATGGTGTTCTGCGGGGTCAGCAGCAGCTCGACGCGGCGGTTCAGCGCACGACCTTGCACACTGTCGTTGGCCGCGCGCGGCATCACCGAGCCCATGCCCTTGAGGGTCAGACGGTCACGTTGCAAGCCGCTGAGGCGGAAGATGGCCGATACCGAAGCAGCACGCTCCAGGCTCAGACGCTGGTTGGCCGCAGCCGCGCCACTGCTGTCGGCATGACCGAGCACCATCACGGCGGTTTTCGGATCGCCTTCAACCACCTTGGCGACGCGGGTGATCGGTGCCAGGGTCACCGGCAGCAGCATGTTCGGGCGGTCCGGGTTGTACGAGCCATCCACCGGGATGGTCACGGCCAGCACATCATCACGGCGCTCGAGCTCGAACTTGCTGTCCTTGAGGGCCTCGCGCACTTTCGGCTCGTACTGGTCGAGCCAGGCCTGGGTGGCCTTCTGGTCGATCTTCGGCACGGCTGCCGCGACCGGAGCCTGTTTGTCCTCACTGTCGCCGAACGGCCACCACCAGCGGGTACCGGAGGCATTCTTGCTGGCCGCCTTGGCATCGGCCTGGGCAACCTTTTCGGTGACCGCGTCCTTGACGTCCTGCTCGGCGACCTTGTCCGAGCCAAACGGCCACCAGCTGCGGCCCTCGGTGCTCGCGTCGGTTTGCGGGTGCTGAGCGCAGCCAGTCATGGCCAGGCACAGGGCGAGAGCTAAGGTTTTATGTGAGGACATCAGCGATACACCATGAATTGAAAGGGAATTTTGCCAGCACGCTCGTGCAGTGGCCTTCAGGATAGACAAAGGATTGGGGCAACACCCGCGTTACCCGATCAAAGGCAGGTGCGCAATGTCCGCACCAAATGCTGCGCCCGCGGGTCCATCAGCACGTACGGTCCTAAGGTATTGGTAACAAAGCCAAAAGCCACATCGTGCTCGGGATCGGCGAATCCAACCGAGCCGCCCGCCCCCGGATGACCGAACGCCTTTGCTCCCAGACCGAAGGTCGCGTTGGCCACGTGCGGCTGGTCGAGCATGCAACCCAAGCCGAAGCGCGTTTGCGTCAGCAAGGTGCGATCGTCACCCAGGCTGTGTTCACGGGTCAGTTCGTCGAGCAGTTCGGCGTCGAGCAGGCTGCCATCGAGCAGCCCGGCATAGAATCCGGCAAGACTACGGGCGTTGCCATGGCCGTTGGCAGCCGGCTGCTGCATGCGCCGCCATTCCGGCTTGTTGGTACTGGTGAGAATGGCCGGCGGGTTGGTGAAGGCACGGGTCGACAGCGCTTCGGGTTCACGCATCGTTACCTGAAGCAGACGCTGCGCGGCGGCGTCGCCGGCATTGCCTTTGCCACGGGCGATGTGCGCCACGCGGTAGAACTCTTTATCGGCCAGGCCGATGTGGAAATCCAGGCCCAACGGCGCGGCGGTGCGGGCGACGATCGACTCGCCGGGACCGCGCTGCTCGACGCGGCGGATCAGCTCACCAATCAACCAGCCATAGGTAATGGCGGCATAGCCATGCTCACTGCCAGGGGTCCACCAGGGCTGCTCGGCGGCCAGGGCGGCGGTCATCGCCTGCCAGTCGTACAGCGCTTCGGCGGGCAACAGTTGGCGGATGGCCGGCAGCCCCGCGCGATGGCTGAGCAACTGGCGCAGCGTCACCGCCTGCTTGCCGGCCTGGGCGAACTCCGGCCAGTAGCGCGCCACTGGCGCATCGAGGGCGAGCTTACCCTCCCCGACCAACTGCAAGGCGGTGACTGCGGCGAACGGCTTGGTACACGAGAACAGGTTGGCGATGGTATCGGTGTGCCAGGCCTGCTGGCCGTCTTTATCGGCGGTGCCAGCCCAGAGATCGACCACGGTCTGCCCGCCCACCTGCACGCACAGCGCCGCACCGCGCTCCTGGGGATCGTCGAACAGCGCGGCGAAGGCATCGCGCAGCGCCTCGAACTTCAGCTCATAGTGACCCTGGATCTGCACCGCCCGCTCCCACTGACCTGTTGGCAAAGGCGTGCATTGTTTCAGTAGTTGACGGTTTTGCCTACCAGCCAGCGGCCTTCGGCACGACGGACGCTACCCGTGCGTGCCGAACGCCTGACGCCGATCAAGGGGCAGGTTGCTGAAGGCGCTGGGCCAACTGTCGGGTCAGCCCCAGATTGGCCTTGCGCACCGCGTCGATGAAGCCACTCCACGGCACATCGGTGATCGCCACCAGGCCCAGGTGGCCGTTCTCGCCATCCAGCAAACGACCACTGGCCGGCTGGTCGAGGTACTGGAACCAGTGCGCGCCGACGATCGTCGGTTGCGCCAGCGCAGCCTTGAGGAAGGTCTCGTAGGCAGGGCCACGGTCTTCTTCGCGCGGCAACTCCAGCGGACCGGGCCAGAACGGGCCGCGGTCGCGCGAGCCGAACTGGAACTCGGTGACCAGCACCGGCTTGTCCAGCTCGGTGAGCCAGGCGAAGTCGTAACCGTCTTGG
It includes:
- a CDS encoding high-affinity branched-chain amino acid ABC transporter permease LivM, which codes for MNRNLKQALFSALLVWAVAFPVLGLKLSIDGIRLVVHSQGNFTLSIIAVCSLLMFLRVLFDRQWSAVMGQRSGRKLVPPSVSNFLTLPKTQRWIILGLIVVALIWPFFGSRGAVDIATLILIYVMLGLGLNIVVGLAGLLDLGYVGFYAVGAYTYAMLSHYLGWGFWICLPIAGLMAATFGFLLGFPVLRLRGDYLAIVTLGFGEIIRLFLRNLTDWTGGPNGISNIDKPSFFGLSFDRRAAEGMQTFHEYFGLPYNSINKVIFLYLVALLLALAALFVINRLLRMPIGRAWEALREDEIACRALGLNPTVIKLSAFTLGATFAGFAGSFFAARQGLVTPESFTFIESAIILAIVVLGGMGSQLGVILAAIVMILLPELMREFSEYRMLMFGAMMVLMMIWRPQGLLPMQRPHMELRR
- a CDS encoding branched-chain amino acid ABC transporter substrate-binding protein codes for the protein MIKISKLFAALVVAGFASHSMAADTIKIGIAGPKTGPVTQYGDMQFIGAKQAIKDINAKGGVDGKMLEAKEYDDACDPKQAVAVANKVVNDGVKFVIGHLCSSSTQPASDIYEDERVIMITPAATSPEITSRGYKLIFRTIGLDSAQGPAAGNYIADFVKPKVVAVLHDKQQYGEGIATAVKKTLEDKGTKVAVFEGLNAGDKDFSSVIQKLKQNNVDFVYYGGYHPELGLILRQAQEKGLKAKFMGPEGVGNDSISQIAQNASEGLLVTLPKSFDADPENKAIVDAIKADGKDPSGPFVFPAYSAVELIAEGIKAAKSEDTDKVAAAIHAGSFKTPTGTLTYDEKGDLKDFKFVVYEWHFGKPKTEVSPQ
- a CDS encoding NAD(P)/FAD-dependent oxidoreductase gives rise to the protein MLRINELKLPLDHSDDALRQAIVQRLGIADEQLLDFTLFKRSYDARKKNSELLFIYTIDLHASNESELLAKFADDRNVGVAPDVSHRYVGQAPHDLQERPLVVGFGPCGIFAALLLAQMGFKPIVLERGKEVRQRTKDTWGLWRKSELNPESNVQFGEGGAGTFSDGKLYSQIKDPLHHGRKVLHEFVKAGAPDEILYINKPHIGTFRLTGMVETMRQEIIALGGEVRFQEKVSDLLIDGEQLTGVVLESGEQLLSRHVVLALGHSARDTFRMLHGKGVFMEAKPFSVGFRIEHPQTVIDKARLGKYAGHPKLGAADYKLVYHAKNGRSVYSFCMCPGGTVVAATSEPGRVVTNGMSQYSRNERNANSGIVVGIDPERDYPGGPLAGIELQERLEAHAYVMGGSNYQAPAQLVGDFVAGRPSTALGSVEPSYKPGVTLGDLAPSLPAFAIEAIREALPAFDRQIKGYNMNDAVLTGIETRTSSPLRITRGDDYQSLNLKGLFPAGEGAGYAGGILSAGVDGIRIAEAVALAMIATA
- a CDS encoding glycine zipper 2TM domain-containing protein, coding for MRKSALLLATFTTASLLLGGCASNLSGDSYSRDEARRVQTVRMGTIESLRPVKIEGTKTPIGGGAGAVVGGVAGSAIGGGRGSLVAAVIGAVAGGLAGSAAEEGLTRTQGVEITVREDDGSMRAYVQSVQQNEVFRVGERVRIMTVDGTSRVSH
- the livG gene encoding high-affinity branched-chain amino acid ABC transporter ATP-binding protein LivG; amino-acid sequence: MSREILQVSGLSMRFGGLLAVNGVALTVKEKQVVALIGPNGAGKTTVFNCLTGFYKPSGGSILLDGQPIQGLPGHQIARRGVVRTFQNVRLFKEMTALENLLIAQHRHLNTNFFAGLFKTPGFRRSEKEAMERAAYWLEKVNLTEFANRTAGTLAYGQQRRLEIARCMMTQPRIIMLDEPAAGLNPKETEDLKALISYLRESHNLTVLLIEHDMKLVMSISDHIVVINQGTPLADGTPEQIRANADVIKAYLGEA
- a CDS encoding COG3650 family protein; its protein translation is MRLTPPLLLAALLPLFAGCQLFAEQPSDTTSGTTRLQGELSASNGKLLFKPCNENRRFVVNDAGNTGLLQEADNLAGSAKARLFADLRGRLGGSRQADSDGQFDVQQLYRLEPSSNACSDPNFKQLTLRAEGQSPAWGVKASSRGMVIEREGQALLPLPFLEEEIPGGGLSLSSEANGQHVELWLAPQRCVDPKSGAVRHLRAELRIDGKTLQGCGYFGGARDS
- a CDS encoding EstA family serine hydrolase; translated protein: MQIQGHYELKFEALRDAFAALFDDPQERGAALCVQVGGQTVVDLWAGTADKDGQQAWHTDTIANLFSCTKPFAAVTALQLVGEGKLALDAPVARYWPEFAQAGKQAVTLRQLLSHRAGLPAIRQLLPAEALYDWQAMTAALAAEQPWWTPGSEHGYAAITYGWLIGELIRRVEQRGPGESIVARTAAPLGLDFHIGLADKEFYRVAHIARGKGNAGDAAAQRLLQVTMREPEALSTRAFTNPPAILTSTNKPEWRRMQQPAANGHGNARSLAGFYAGLLDGSLLDAELLDELTREHSLGDDRTLLTQTRFGLGCMLDQPHVANATFGLGAKAFGHPGAGGSVGFADPEHDVAFGFVTNTLGPYVLMDPRAQHLVRTLRTCL
- a CDS encoding OmpA family protein, coding for MSSHKTLALALCLAMTGCAQHPQTDASTEGRSWWPFGSDKVAEQDVKDAVTEKVAQADAKAASKNASGTRWWWPFGDSEDKQAPVAAAVPKIDQKATQAWLDQYEPKVREALKDSKFELERRDDVLAVTIPVDGSYNPDRPNMLLPVTLAPITRVAKVVEGDPKTAVMVLGHADSSGAAAANQRLSLERAASVSAIFRLSGLQRDRLTLKGMGSVMPRAANDSVQGRALNRRVELLLTPQNTMQALIAKYQQAAPAPAPAAMVATQDVKPAAAAPAAKPAAKAAAKPAAKSAAKKPAAKAAAKPVARKAATPAKPAAKKASTDKSVAANSTTKAAKTTN
- the livH gene encoding high-affinity branched-chain amino acid ABC transporter permease LivH, with protein sequence MPEIYHFFQQLVNGLTIGSTYALIAIGYTMVYGIIGMINFAHGEVYMIGSYVAFIALAGLAMMGIDSLPILMTVAFVATIFVTSAYGYSIERVAYRPLRNSNRLIPLISAIGMSIFLQNTVLLSQDSKDKSIPNLIPGSFSFGPGGAEEVLVSYMQVLVFVVTLVAMTLLTLFISRSRLGRACRACAEDLKMANLLGINTNNIIALTFVIGAALAAVAAVLLSMQYGVINPNAGFLVGLKAFTAAVLGGIGSIPGAMLGGLVLGVAEAFGADIFGDQYKDVVAFGLLVLVLLFRPTGILGRPEVEKV
- the pdxH gene encoding pyridoxamine 5'-phosphate oxidase, which translates into the protein MTQSLADMRRDYTRDGLAEDQAPAEPFSLFEQWFAEAVKTEQAPVEANAMTLATVDGEGRPHCRVLLLKGLDARGFTFFTNYRSAKGQHLLDNPFAAMTFFWPALERQVRIEGRVEKVTAKESDDYYQVRPLGSRLGAWASPQSQVIADRQVLQALLEATTARFADSQPHCPEHWGGYRLLPERIEFWQGRASRLHDRLNYRLIAGHWQRERLAP
- a CDS encoding ABC transporter ATP-binding protein, whose product is MLKFENVSTFYGKIQALHDVNVEINQGEIVTLIGANGAGKSTLLMTLCGSPQAHSGSIKYLGEELVGQPSSHIMRKSIAVVPEGRRVFARLTVEENLAMGGFFTDKGDYQEQLDRVLQLFPRLKERYTQRGGTMSGGEQQMLAIGRALMSKPKLLLLDEPSLGLAPIIIQQIFDIIEQLRRDGVTVFLVEQNANQALKVADRAYVLENGHVVMQGTGEALLVDPKVRDAYLGG